From a region of the Alnus glutinosa chromosome 1, dhAlnGlut1.1, whole genome shotgun sequence genome:
- the LOC133858856 gene encoding pentatricopeptide repeat-containing protein At4g15720, whose amino-acid sequence MYGKCNGVDEARRVFDFMSFRTKAYFIQHLKNCNDFISATLAHSNVLKSGFLNDTFTANHLINCYVRLQEIKDAHQLFDETPEPNVVSWTSLMAGYVNAGEPKMALWLFGKMPWSSVLPNDFTFATVINACSVLADLEVGRRIHTHVEILGFQSNLVVCSSLVDMYGKCNDVDEARQVFDLMSCRNVVSWTSMITAYAQNARGDDALRIFREFSGLMLDRPNHFMLASVISACASLGRLVSGKVTHGTVIRRGHDANDVVASALVDMYAKCGSISYSDKVFRGISNPSVVSFTSMIVGAAKYGLGRLSLNLLKEMSDRRIKPNDVTFVGVLHACSHSGLVGEGLGQLKSMYVKYGIVPDARHYTCVVDMLGRTGHLDKAFQLVKSIQVESDEGALLWGTLLSASRVHGRVDVAVEASKQLIESNQHVARAYVTLSNAYALAGEWDNVHSLRSEMKRTGVYKEPGCSWVEIKDSAYVFYAGDAASCPQGSEVASLLRELEGRMRERGYVGGSVGLVFVDVEEEAKEQIVGLHSERLALAFGLINIPKGMTIRVMKNLRMCRDCHEAFKLISDIVERDFVVRDVNRFHHFKNGSCSCRDFW is encoded by the coding sequence ATGTATGGGAAATGCAATGGCGTTGATGAAGCTCGACGGGTatttgattttatgagttttcgTACCAAAGCTTATTTCATTCAACATCTTAAAAATTGTAACGATTTCATCTCCGCAACCTTAGCGCACTCCAACGTTTTGAAGTCCGGTTTCTTAAACGACACGTTCACCGCCAACCATTTGATAAACTGCTATGTCAGACTGCAAGAAATCAAGGATGCGCACCAGTTGTTCGATGAAACGCCTGAACCCAATGTGGTGTCGTGGACTTCGCTTATGGCGGGGTACGTCAATGCAGGTGAACCCAAAATGGCTCTTTGGCTGTTTGGGAAAATGCCCTGGAGTTCGGTCTTGCCTAATGATTTTACGTTTGCAACTGTGATCAATGCTTGTTCGGTCCTTGCTGATCTTGAAgtaggtagaagaattcatacgCATGTCGAAATATTGGGTTTTCAATCTAATCTTGTTGTTTGTTCTTCACTTGTTGATATGTATGGGAAATGCAATGACGTTGATGAAGCTCGACAGGTTTTTGACTTGATGAGTTGTAGGAATGTTGTTTCTTGGACTTCAATGATCACCGCATATGCGCAGAATGCGCGAGGCGATGACGCTCTCCGAATTTTTAGAGAATTTAGCGGCTTGATGTTGGACCGTCCAAATCATTTCATGTTGGCTAGTGTAATTAGCGCTTGTGCAAGCTTGGGTAGACTAGTTTCTGGGAAAGTCACACATGGGACAGTGATTCGTCGAGGCCATGATGCAAATGATGTGGTTGCAAGTGCACTTGTGGACATGTATGCCAAATGTGGGTCTATTAGTTATTCAGACAAGGTCTTCAGGGGGATTTCAAATCCTTCTGTAGTTTCGTTTACTTCAATGATTGTAGGTGCTGCAAAGTACGGACTTGGGAGGCTGTCCCTCAATCTCTTGAAAGAAATGAGTGATAGAAGAATAAAACCCAACGACGTCACCTTTGTTGGGGTCTTACATGCTTGTAGCCACTCGGGGCTCGTTGGCGAAGGTCTTGGACAGTTGAAATCCATGTATGTGAAGTATGGGATAGTGCCAGATGCCAGGCACTATACATGTGTCGTTGATATGCTTGGTCGAACCGGTCATCTTGACAAGGCCTTCCAATTAGTAAAATCTATCCAGGTAGAATCTGATGAAGGGGCTTTGTTGTGGGGTACACTTCTTTCAGCTAGTAGGGTTCATGGTAGGGTAGATGTTGCAGTTGAAGCCAGTAAGCAGCTAATAGAATCCAATCAACACGTGGCAAGGGCATATGTTACATTATCAAATGCTTATGCGTTGGCTGGGGAGTGGGATAATGTTCATAGCCTAAGGTCTGAAATGAAGCGTACCGGAGTCTATAAGGAACCTGGTTGTAGTTGGGTTGAGATTAAGGATTCAGCTTATGTGTTCTATGCTGGAGACGCAGCTTCATGTCCACAGGGGAGTGAAGTGGCGAGTTTGTTGAGAGAGTTGGAGGGGAGAATGAGGGAAAGAGGCTATGTGGGAGGGAGTGTAGGTTTGGTGTTTGTCGATGTGGAAGAGGAGGCCAAAGAACAAATTGTGGGTCTGCACAGCGAGAGATTGGCCTTGGCTTTTGGATTGATAAACATACCTAAAGGAATGACAATCAGAGTGATGAAGAACTTGAGAATGTGCAGGGACTGTCATGAGGCTTTCAAGCTTATTAGTGATATTGTTGAGAGGGATTTTGTTGTGAGAGACGTGAACAGATTTCATCATTTTAAAAATGGGTCTTGCAGTTGCAGAGATTTCTGGTAA